One part of the Mariniblastus fucicola genome encodes these proteins:
- a CDS encoding ABC transporter permease produces MTTADKTSSNARIEVKDLSVIAGKKVLLENANASFDAGQITLIVGPSGVGKSILMRLIAGLTDGFGDAIQYMGDVTINGKQARSGEAGVVFQSFALFDELSPVENIRFAKACGGAHASDVSAKEILAELNVPANVPTSRLSGGQRQRLAIARTLAYNPPAILYDEPTSGLDPFTGQQVAKLIADTHTRFGKTSVIVTHDYHSLMPIADRIYVLDPQLKQLVEVEREQWATIPEKLAPMASKVRAEEETPDVNTLERLATKVKSLFETTSNAMLALLTGVLSLLPVWKSPTWGLRSLLHFLRMVTGPTAILYLIASGFISGFVTTYFTFKFLPFTDYTKPLLLEDLLTALGFATYRIFVPVLSCVLIAARCGAAVTSDIGGRQYGNQVDALRTFGNRPNFFLLTPILWAFLIGTPLLTFAAYYTARYTSLVTFLATHPGHGAEYWHQYSMRGLEQWSSYLYKGFGWLIAKLLVSGFGTAIIAYRNGMSPKYSSADVSRSVTSTILWATLYVLVVHFVFSMFEFENIVPGGK; encoded by the coding sequence TTTCGGTGATCGCTGGCAAGAAAGTTTTGCTTGAGAATGCGAACGCTTCGTTTGACGCTGGCCAGATCACTTTGATCGTCGGCCCAAGCGGCGTTGGCAAATCAATCCTGATGCGGCTGATCGCGGGCCTGACCGATGGTTTTGGCGACGCCATCCAGTATATGGGCGACGTGACGATCAATGGAAAACAGGCCAGAAGCGGCGAAGCTGGAGTCGTGTTTCAGTCGTTTGCGTTGTTCGATGAACTTAGCCCTGTCGAAAACATTCGGTTTGCGAAAGCCTGCGGCGGTGCTCATGCGAGCGACGTTTCGGCAAAAGAAATCCTGGCCGAGCTAAACGTTCCTGCGAACGTTCCAACTTCCAGGCTCAGCGGCGGCCAACGACAGCGACTGGCGATCGCCAGAACGTTGGCTTACAACCCGCCGGCGATTTTGTACGACGAACCGACTTCGGGACTGGACCCGTTCACAGGCCAACAGGTCGCGAAACTGATCGCGGACACGCACACTCGATTTGGAAAGACTTCGGTCATCGTGACGCATGACTATCATTCGCTGATGCCAATCGCGGATCGTATCTACGTGCTCGACCCGCAACTGAAACAGCTGGTCGAAGTCGAGCGTGAGCAGTGGGCGACGATTCCGGAAAAGCTTGCTCCAATGGCGTCGAAAGTTCGGGCCGAAGAGGAAACGCCGGACGTCAATACGCTGGAACGTCTGGCGACAAAAGTCAAATCGCTTTTTGAGACCACGTCCAATGCCATGTTGGCTTTGCTCACGGGAGTACTGAGCCTGTTGCCGGTTTGGAAGTCTCCGACCTGGGGGCTTCGTTCGCTGTTGCACTTTTTGAGAATGGTGACTGGCCCGACGGCGATCCTGTATCTGATCGCCAGCGGATTTATCTCCGGATTCGTGACTACTTACTTCACGTTCAAGTTTTTGCCTTTTACGGATTATACCAAGCCATTGCTATTGGAAGATTTGCTGACCGCATTGGGTTTCGCAACTTATCGAATTTTCGTTCCGGTGTTGTCCTGTGTCCTGATCGCAGCCCGATGCGGCGCCGCGGTTACGTCGGATATCGGTGGCCGGCAATACGGAAACCAGGTAGACGCGTTGAGGACGTTTGGCAATCGACCCAACTTCTTTTTGCTAACACCGATCCTGTGGGCGTTTCTAATCGGGACTCCGCTGCTAACCTTTGCGGCGTATTACACAGCGCGGTACACCAGCCTGGTTACTTTTCTGGCGACGCATCCGGGGCATGGTGCTGAGTATTGGCATCAGTACTCAATGCGCGGGCTCGAGCAATGGTCGAGCTATTTATATAAGGGCTTCGGTTGGCTGATCGCCAAACTACTCGTCAGCGGTTTCGGCACGGCGATCATCGCCTATCGAAACGGCATGTCGCCTAAGTACTCTTCTGCGGACGTCAGCCGTAGCGTCACATCTACGATTTTATGGGCAACGCTTTACGTGTTGGTCGTGCATTTTGTGTTCTCGATGTTCGAGTTCGAGAACATTGTTCCGGGCGGGAAATAG